Proteins encoded by one window of Sinorhizobium arboris LMG 14919:
- a CDS encoding choline ABC transporter substrate-binding protein: MLKQITAMTAGLLMTIGVATAAEPESCKTVRFSDVGWTDITSTTAVASTILEALGYAPQSKLLSIPVTYASMKNKDIDVYLGDWQPSMEADRKPFLEDKSVEVIGPNLTGAKYTFAVPKYVADAGVKDISDLQKFPDKFGRKIYGIEPGNNGNRMILDMINKGDFGLTGWELVESSEQGMLAEVARATKNSQWIVFLGWAPHPMNTRYQIDYLSGADAYFGPNYGGADIYTNIRAGYAQECPNVARFVTNLRFTLEMENEIMNGILNDGKDPKNAAADWLKAHPEAVAPWLEGVTTFDGAPAKEAVESALKS; the protein is encoded by the coding sequence ATGCTGAAACAGATCACTGCAATGACCGCTGGACTGCTCATGACCATCGGCGTCGCCACTGCCGCTGAACCGGAGAGTTGCAAGACCGTCCGCTTCTCCGATGTCGGCTGGACCGACATCACGTCGACGACGGCTGTCGCCTCAACCATTCTCGAAGCGCTCGGCTATGCCCCGCAGAGCAAGCTCCTGTCGATCCCCGTCACCTATGCGAGCATGAAGAACAAGGACATCGACGTCTATCTCGGGGATTGGCAGCCGAGCATGGAAGCCGACCGCAAGCCGTTCCTGGAGGACAAGTCGGTCGAGGTGATCGGTCCGAACCTCACCGGCGCGAAATATACGTTCGCCGTGCCGAAATACGTCGCCGACGCAGGCGTCAAAGACATTTCCGACCTTCAAAAGTTTCCCGACAAATTCGGCCGGAAGATCTACGGGATCGAACCCGGCAACAATGGCAACCGCATGATCCTCGACATGATCAACAAGGGCGACTTCGGGCTCACAGGCTGGGAGCTCGTGGAGTCCTCCGAGCAGGGCATGCTCGCCGAGGTCGCAAGAGCGACAAAGAACAGCCAGTGGATCGTCTTTCTCGGATGGGCTCCGCATCCGATGAACACGCGTTACCAGATCGATTATCTTTCGGGCGCCGACGCCTATTTCGGGCCGAATTACGGCGGTGCCGATATCTATACCAACATCCGGGCTGGATATGCGCAGGAATGCCCGAATGTCGCGAGGTTCGTGACCAACCTGCGCTTCACACTGGAGATGGAAAACGAGATCATGAACGGGATACTGAACGACGGCAAAGACCCGAAGAACGCCGCAGCCGATTGGCTGAAGGCTCATCCGGAGGCAGTCGCTCCGTGGCTTGAAGGGGTGACGACGTTTGATGGCGCACCGGCAAAGGAAGCGGTTGAAAGCGCGTTGAAAAGCTAG
- a CDS encoding acetone carboxylase subunit gamma, with protein sequence MTGYSKEVINDLVNGTLPWAQTRRIMSAYKDDDRFFKYLAVLQDRVSWSDPILLPVGDRLFICDSAEGRVTRCECGHSFGDYRRNWKLNAVINVRDTEESLREIYPNSDIPDPRWMEIREFFCPECAHLHEVEAAAPGYPIVHDFEPDLEGFYRDWLGKPLKDLS encoded by the coding sequence ATGACCGGATACTCGAAGGAAGTCATCAACGACCTCGTCAACGGCACGCTCCCCTGGGCGCAGACGCGGCGGATCATGAGCGCCTACAAGGACGACGACCGGTTCTTCAAATATCTGGCAGTGCTGCAGGACCGCGTTTCCTGGAGCGATCCGATCCTGTTGCCGGTCGGCGATCGCCTCTTCATCTGCGACAGCGCCGAGGGGCGGGTCACCCGCTGCGAATGCGGCCATTCCTTCGGCGACTATCGCAGGAACTGGAAGCTGAACGCGGTAATCAACGTGCGCGATACCGAGGAGAGTTTGCGCGAAATCTACCCGAACAGCGATATCCCGGATCCGAGATGGATGGAGATCCGCGAGTTCTTCTGCCCCGAATGTGCGCATCTGCACGAAGTCGAAGCGGCAGCCCCCGGTTATCCGATCGTTCATGATTTCGAGCCGGACCTCGAAGGGTTCTATCGCGACTGGCTCGGCAAGCCTTTGAAGGATCTATCATGA
- a CDS encoding (2Fe-2S)-binding protein translates to MVSLSVNGSPHRIEADPATPLLYVLRDELALNGAKYGCGLGQCGSCTVVVDGEAVLSCMVPVMLLEGREITTIEGLGTIDEPGPLQEAFIELQAAQCGYCIPGMMMSAHALLRRNAQPSEEEIREALAINLCRCGTHLRILAAIRRAGELMRAASLPATDQGSAG, encoded by the coding sequence ATGGTATCGCTTTCAGTCAACGGCAGCCCGCATCGGATCGAGGCAGACCCGGCGACGCCGCTGCTCTACGTGCTGCGTGACGAGCTGGCGCTCAACGGGGCCAAATACGGCTGCGGCCTTGGGCAGTGCGGCTCCTGCACCGTCGTCGTCGATGGCGAGGCGGTGCTTTCCTGCATGGTGCCGGTGATGCTGCTGGAAGGGCGGGAGATCACCACCATCGAGGGCCTGGGAACGATCGACGAGCCGGGGCCGCTGCAGGAGGCCTTTATCGAGCTGCAGGCGGCGCAATGCGGCTATTGCATTCCGGGCATGATGATGAGCGCCCACGCGCTTTTGCGCCGTAATGCGCAGCCAAGCGAAGAGGAGATCCGAGAGGCGCTGGCGATCAACCTCTGTCGTTGCGGCACCCATTTGCGGATTCTGGCGGCGATCCGGCGCGCCGGCGAATTGATGCGGGCCGCCTCGTTGCCTGCCACTGATCAAGGGAGCGCCGGCTGA
- a CDS encoding hydantoinase B/oxoprolinase family protein: protein MLDKTANPLQRRLLESERLMEETGCYDGITELRLRRQDPLKFETLHTKLRAYCVSAREMARRISASPGVREVGEMVVAIYTPEGDAIALSNGIMVHVHTMSRFIKWMIRNGYEQNPCIRDGDIFANNDAFIGTVQVPDVMDVVPIFHEDTLVGWAGAVCHELEAGGITPGGDVCLAQERFTEGLFVCAEKIGENDEIRRDYVIRCERNLRMPIYWVLDEKAKVAACIDMRESVKQLINEVGLEYWQRLSKEFIEEGRRAQLARTRQLTVPGIYRGHTFYGHVTEGKPGFQPLADPNWLYNIPIEMEITSEGKIRLDFDGTQPWGYHSMNCTPAGMDGGMFVTLTQHMNFEGLVNDGAWMATEINIPHGTWTNPDNEMAATATSWALLLPAYGVFQRLLSRGFIARGFVEEAFVGQVNSPMIEMGGISQYGTGFGMAHFECAAAGSGALAIKDGLDTAYVGWNPESDMGNIEIWEQNMPMVYIGRSIVPNSGGAGKYRGGCAFISTWLINKTDHLRLVTSEHSSRVFDNGGLCGGYPAPTCEKHHAVRNSDIHERAERRESLAHAPGTDPLVSDFERIYKGEQVFEEGPYITRPHKAGDIFSHAYNGGGGFGDVLERDPVKTAWDVENGFLTRQAAEKVFGIILREDAEGYPQADIEATAVRREQMRKERLKKAIPVSEWIARERRRVKASDFAPEVAKMYRSAMKLSLRFSKDFKEFWGLASDFAIAGEN, encoded by the coding sequence ATGCTGGACAAAACGGCAAATCCCCTGCAGCGGCGGCTGCTCGAATCCGAACGGCTGATGGAGGAGACCGGCTGCTATGACGGGATCACCGAACTTCGGCTGCGCAGGCAGGATCCGCTGAAATTCGAGACCCTCCACACGAAGCTGCGCGCCTATTGCGTCTCGGCTCGCGAAATGGCGCGCCGCATCTCCGCCTCGCCGGGGGTGCGGGAAGTCGGCGAAATGGTGGTGGCGATCTACACGCCGGAAGGCGACGCGATCGCGCTTTCGAACGGGATCATGGTGCATGTGCACACAATGAGCCGCTTCATCAAGTGGATGATCAGAAACGGCTACGAGCAGAATCCATGCATCCGCGACGGCGACATTTTCGCCAACAACGACGCCTTCATAGGCACAGTCCAGGTGCCCGACGTGATGGATGTGGTACCGATCTTCCACGAGGACACGCTAGTCGGCTGGGCGGGCGCGGTCTGCCATGAACTCGAGGCGGGTGGGATCACGCCCGGCGGCGATGTGTGCCTTGCGCAGGAACGCTTCACCGAGGGACTTTTCGTCTGTGCCGAAAAGATCGGCGAGAATGACGAGATCCGCCGCGACTACGTGATCCGTTGCGAGCGCAATCTGCGCATGCCGATCTACTGGGTGCTGGACGAGAAGGCCAAGGTCGCCGCCTGCATCGACATGCGCGAGAGCGTCAAACAACTGATCAACGAGGTCGGCCTCGAATACTGGCAGCGGCTTTCCAAGGAATTCATCGAAGAGGGCAGAAGAGCACAGCTTGCCCGGACACGGCAATTGACCGTGCCCGGCATCTATCGCGGCCACACCTTCTACGGCCATGTGACCGAAGGCAAGCCGGGGTTTCAGCCGCTTGCCGACCCGAACTGGCTCTACAATATCCCGATCGAGATGGAGATCACCAGCGAGGGCAAGATCAGGCTCGACTTTGATGGCACACAGCCCTGGGGCTACCATTCGATGAACTGCACGCCGGCCGGAATGGACGGCGGCATGTTCGTGACCCTCACCCAGCACATGAACTTCGAGGGGCTCGTCAATGACGGCGCATGGATGGCGACCGAGATCAATATTCCGCACGGCACCTGGACCAATCCGGACAACGAGATGGCGGCGACAGCCACGTCCTGGGCATTGCTGCTTCCGGCCTACGGCGTTTTCCAGCGGCTGCTCTCACGGGGTTTCATCGCCCGGGGCTTTGTCGAGGAAGCCTTTGTCGGTCAGGTGAACTCTCCGATGATCGAGATGGGGGGTATCAGCCAGTACGGCACCGGCTTCGGCATGGCGCATTTCGAATGCGCGGCCGCGGGCTCCGGAGCGCTGGCGATCAAGGACGGTCTCGACACTGCCTATGTCGGCTGGAACCCGGAATCGGACATGGGCAATATCGAGATCTGGGAACAGAATATGCCGATGGTTTATATCGGCCGCTCGATCGTGCCGAACTCCGGCGGCGCCGGAAAGTACCGCGGCGGCTGCGCCTTCATCTCGACATGGCTCATCAACAAGACTGATCACCTGCGCCTCGTTACATCTGAGCATTCCTCGCGGGTGTTCGACAATGGCGGCCTGTGCGGCGGCTATCCGGCACCGACCTGCGAGAAACATCACGCGGTCAGGAACTCCGATATTCACGAGCGCGCCGAACGCCGGGAGTCGCTCGCACATGCGCCGGGCACCGACCCGCTGGTCTCCGATTTCGAACGCATCTACAAAGGAGAGCAGGTCTTTGAGGAGGGTCCCTACATTACCCGGCCGCACAAGGCCGGAGACATCTTCAGCCATGCCTATAATGGCGGCGGCGGCTTCGGCGACGTGCTGGAGCGCGATCCGGTCAAGACGGCATGGGACGTGGAGAACGGGTTCCTGACGCGCCAAGCCGCAGAAAAAGTGTTCGGCATAATTCTCCGGGAGGATGCCGAAGGCTACCCGCAGGCCGACATCGAGGCGACGGCAGTCCGGCGCGAACAGATGCGCAAGGAACGGCTGAAGAAGGCGATTCCGGTATCCGAGTGGATCGCCCGGGAGCGACGGCGGGTGAAGGCTTCGGACTTCGCTCCCGAGGTCGCAAAGATGTACCGCAGCGCGATGAAGCTCTCGCTGCGCTTTTCCAAGGATTTCAAGGAATTCTGGGGCCTTGCCTCCGATTTCGCCATCGCCGGGGAGAATTGA
- a CDS encoding helix-turn-helix transcriptional regulator gives MNGEGFWNILAQAISATGTDRHVDRLIDMVGAVVPQNLITVTRYSATRKPEFVKHRGYSDEMVARYLDTYYVFDPFYAYWRLNRRAGIVPLKRLADGAPKRGRYIAEFLAQSEICDEVGIMLEDGDDWCLGIFLDRSTSMFSDGEVAALRSRFPVFEALHATDTRTRDPSLRRTSTPEAMGEAPVSAVQASLILWPDLTARERELVALILQGHPNATIASRLGIAPGTVKNHRARIYEKLDITTERELFLQVFQQYRLS, from the coding sequence ATGAACGGCGAAGGGTTCTGGAATATCCTGGCGCAGGCGATCAGCGCCACCGGCACCGACAGGCATGTCGACCGGCTGATCGACATGGTCGGAGCCGTGGTGCCGCAGAACCTAATCACGGTCACCCGCTATTCCGCCACCCGCAAGCCCGAATTCGTCAAGCACCGAGGCTACTCCGACGAGATGGTGGCTCGCTACCTCGATACCTATTATGTGTTCGATCCCTTCTATGCCTATTGGCGCCTGAACCGGCGCGCCGGCATCGTGCCCCTCAAGCGCCTGGCGGACGGCGCACCCAAACGCGGCCGCTACATAGCGGAGTTCCTGGCGCAATCCGAAATCTGCGACGAGGTCGGCATCATGCTGGAAGACGGGGACGATTGGTGCCTCGGCATTTTTCTCGACCGTTCCACATCGATGTTCAGCGACGGCGAGGTCGCCGCTCTGCGCAGCCGCTTTCCGGTTTTCGAAGCACTGCATGCAACCGATACGCGCACGCGCGACCCCAGTCTGAGGCGAACCAGCACGCCCGAAGCCATGGGGGAGGCGCCGGTGAGCGCCGTCCAGGCCTCCCTGATCCTGTGGCCGGACCTGACGGCACGGGAGCGGGAACTCGTCGCCCTCATTCTGCAGGGACATCCGAACGCCACCATCGCCTCCAGGCTCGGGATCGCCCCGGGCACGGTCAAGAACCACCGGGCGCGCATCTATGAAAAGCTCGACATCACGACGGAGCGCGAACTCTTCCTGCAGGTCTTCCAGCAATACCGGCTGTCGTGA
- a CDS encoding DUF2269 family protein, which yields MLYFVLKFLHIIGASVLLGTGAGIAFFMLLAHRTGRTETIAAVARIVVIADFLFTATAVVLQPVTGIALAWNVGYSLTEGWILFSLILYVITGAFWLPVVWMQMEMRRLAETASKAGEPLPKRYYQLFRLWFVFGFPAFGAVLAIFWLMITRPALAW from the coding sequence ATGCTGTACTTCGTTCTGAAGTTTCTGCACATCATCGGCGCCTCCGTGCTGCTCGGCACCGGTGCCGGGATCGCCTTCTTCATGCTTCTGGCGCATCGGACCGGCCGCACGGAAACTATCGCGGCCGTGGCCCGCATCGTCGTCATCGCCGATTTTCTTTTCACTGCCACCGCCGTGGTTCTGCAGCCCGTCACGGGGATCGCCCTTGCATGGAACGTCGGTTATTCGCTCACGGAAGGATGGATCCTGTTTTCGCTTATCCTCTACGTGATCACGGGTGCATTCTGGCTTCCGGTCGTGTGGATGCAGATGGAGATGCGCCGGCTCGCCGAGACCGCAAGCAAGGCCGGCGAGCCGCTGCCGAAGCGCTATTATCAACTCTTCCGCCTATGGTTCGTCTTCGGCTTCCCGGCCTTCGGCGCCGTCCTCGCAATCTTCTGGCTCATGATCACGCGGCCGGCGCTCGCATGGTGA
- a CDS encoding SDR family NAD(P)-dependent oxidoreductase, whose translation MTGRLKGRSAVITGGLTGQGLAIAEALAAEGADVAVGSFVREAAGRQGDAAAYPDPQVIVEVRQRLAAAGTAVYAGHLDVRDSDAIEQFVSAAQAACGPADILVNAAGTTAEQPVAGHPDELWLKIIDTNLNGAFRMTRRLLPGMIGRGWGRIINIGSTAATVGWKDNPAYCASKAGLLGLTRCVALEGAPHGVNCVMISPTWVETELMRRNVQQVVEREGRGRTMEAAMSDIAAQNPQNRIIQPDEIAALAAFLCGEGARGITMENIQITGGALW comes from the coding sequence ATGACGGGCAGGCTCAAGGGCCGCAGTGCGGTCATCACCGGCGGGTTGACGGGGCAGGGGCTGGCGATTGCGGAGGCGCTTGCCGCCGAGGGTGCCGATGTCGCCGTAGGATCGTTCGTCCGCGAGGCGGCCGGGCGGCAGGGCGATGCCGCGGCCTATCCGGACCCGCAGGTGATCGTCGAAGTCCGGCAGCGGCTCGCCGCTGCCGGAACGGCTGTTTACGCCGGCCATCTGGACGTTCGCGACAGCGACGCGATCGAGCAATTCGTGTCGGCGGCGCAAGCCGCATGCGGTCCGGCCGACATTCTCGTCAATGCAGCAGGGACGACCGCCGAGCAGCCGGTGGCGGGCCATCCTGACGAGTTATGGCTGAAGATCATCGACACCAATCTGAACGGCGCTTTCCGAATGACGCGCCGGCTGCTGCCCGGGATGATCGGGCGCGGATGGGGCCGGATCATCAATATCGGCTCGACGGCTGCCACCGTCGGCTGGAAGGACAATCCGGCCTATTGCGCCTCGAAGGCGGGGCTGCTCGGGCTCACCCGCTGCGTGGCGCTCGAAGGGGCGCCGCATGGCGTCAACTGCGTGATGATCAGTCCGACCTGGGTGGAAACGGAACTGATGCGCCGCAACGTTCAGCAGGTCGTCGAAAGGGAGGGCAGGGGGCGGACGATGGAGGCGGCGATGTCGGATATCGCCGCCCAGAACCCGCAGAACCGCATCATTCAACCCGACGAGATAGCGGCCCTTGCCGCCTTCCTCTGCGGCGAGGGCGCAAGGGGCATTACCATGGAGAACATACAGATCACGGGCGGCGCACTTTGGTGA
- a CDS encoding hydantoinase/oxoprolinase family protein, producing the protein MENPIVIGIDAGGTMTDTILVDQNGHFKIGKAATTPKNEAEGFISSAADAADAWGISLDSLFSGLDVVLYSGTGMLNTLLSRTGRKLGLITTKGMEDMVLMGRGLQAWADYSYADRLHAVTHAHPDPLVPRRRTHGVTERVDHFGDIVLPLYEHEAAAAARALIRDKVDAICIMTIFSHVNPVHEKRIAEICRREAAAAGAEINIYTSHEVRPVIREQSRLNSVLIEAYATSRGRKQLKGIEEASQKYGFKYGVQTLLSFGGLTSINHPRLHETMISGPIGGILGAAYVGKLIGNDSLICSDMGGTSFDMGVISRGQTRIENEPLMDRFKLNVPTLHLDTIGAGAGMILKVDPLTRKVSLGPESAGADPGPICFAKGGTEPTIADCDAILGRLNPYYFLGGKVVLEVEKARAAFKEKCADVLGVGVEEAAEGMIDMLEQDANNALRRVISGQGIHPSEFTLLSYGGSGPLHLSGCSRGIGFKDIITFQFAAAFSAFGCTTADYMRRHSVSIQIDIGARASDDRLAAAGAQVTQVWQDLEKAAVDEMLTDGHAREKIRTVPFFMARYTGQLEDVEVLAPLSSVGTADDMRAVLAQFEDVYAKANHRVSRYGEAGVSLMELGVIATAEKIKPVLVRRPLGTADPQSAHKGVREAYIGGRWHRADLYEMDRLEPGHEVIGPAIIEHPATTLVVHPNDRVFIDEWTLLHYNHA; encoded by the coding sequence TTGGAAAACCCAATCGTGATCGGCATCGACGCGGGCGGTACGATGACTGACACCATCCTTGTCGATCAAAACGGGCACTTCAAGATCGGCAAGGCCGCGACCACGCCGAAAAACGAGGCCGAAGGCTTCATTTCGTCCGCTGCCGATGCCGCAGACGCCTGGGGTATCTCCCTCGACAGTCTTTTTTCCGGTCTCGACGTGGTGCTCTATTCCGGTACCGGCATGCTCAACACCTTGCTCTCGCGCACCGGGCGCAAGCTTGGTCTGATCACCACTAAAGGCATGGAGGACATGGTGCTGATGGGCCGCGGCCTGCAGGCCTGGGCGGATTACTCTTATGCCGACCGGCTGCATGCCGTGACCCACGCCCACCCCGATCCGCTGGTGCCGCGCCGCCGCACTCATGGCGTTACCGAACGCGTCGACCATTTCGGCGATATCGTGCTGCCGCTCTACGAGCACGAGGCAGCCGCGGCGGCCCGTGCGCTGATCCGCGACAAGGTGGACGCGATCTGCATCATGACGATCTTCAGCCATGTCAATCCTGTGCACGAGAAGCGCATCGCCGAGATCTGCCGCCGAGAGGCCGCCGCCGCCGGGGCCGAGATCAACATCTATACCAGCCACGAGGTCCGACCGGTGATCCGGGAGCAGTCGCGGCTGAACTCGGTGCTGATCGAAGCCTATGCGACCTCGCGCGGCCGCAAGCAGCTCAAGGGTATCGAGGAGGCGTCGCAGAAATACGGTTTCAAATATGGCGTGCAGACGCTGCTCTCCTTCGGGGGGCTGACCTCGATCAACCATCCGCGCCTGCACGAGACGATGATCTCGGGCCCGATCGGCGGAATCCTCGGGGCGGCCTATGTCGGCAAGCTGATCGGCAACGATTCGCTGATCTGCTCGGACATGGGCGGGACTTCTTTCGATATGGGCGTCATCTCGCGCGGCCAGACCCGCATCGAGAACGAGCCGCTGATGGACCGCTTCAAGCTCAATGTGCCGACCCTTCATCTCGACACGATCGGGGCAGGCGCCGGCATGATCCTCAAGGTCGACCCGCTGACCAGGAAGGTGTCGCTCGGACCCGAAAGCGCAGGCGCAGACCCGGGCCCCATCTGCTTTGCCAAGGGTGGCACGGAGCCGACCATCGCCGATTGCGATGCGATCCTCGGCCGGTTGAACCCGTATTACTTCCTCGGGGGCAAGGTGGTGCTCGAGGTCGAGAAAGCACGCGCGGCCTTCAAGGAAAAATGCGCGGACGTGCTCGGCGTCGGCGTGGAGGAAGCGGCTGAAGGCATGATCGACATGCTGGAGCAGGACGCCAATAACGCGCTGCGACGCGTTATCTCGGGCCAGGGCATCCATCCTTCCGAGTTCACGCTTCTTTCCTATGGCGGTTCGGGCCCGCTGCATCTTTCCGGCTGCTCGAGGGGCATCGGCTTCAAGGACATCATCACGTTTCAGTTTGCCGCCGCTTTCTCCGCCTTCGGCTGTACGACGGCCGACTATATGCGCCGGCATTCGGTTTCGATCCAGATCGATATCGGCGCACGCGCCTCCGACGACAGGCTCGCTGCAGCCGGCGCGCAGGTCACCCAGGTGTGGCAAGACCTCGAAAAGGCCGCCGTCGACGAGATGCTGACCGACGGCCATGCGCGGGAGAAGATCAGAACTGTTCCCTTCTTCATGGCCCGTTACACCGGCCAATTGGAAGACGTCGAGGTACTGGCGCCGCTGTCGTCGGTCGGAACCGCAGACGACATGCGCGCGGTGCTTGCGCAGTTCGAGGACGTCTATGCCAAGGCCAATCACCGCGTGTCGAGATATGGCGAGGCGGGTGTCTCGCTGATGGAACTCGGCGTCATCGCCACCGCCGAGAAGATCAAGCCGGTGCTTGTCAGGCGGCCTCTCGGGACAGCCGATCCGCAATCCGCCCACAAGGGCGTGCGCGAAGCCTATATCGGCGGCCGCTGGCACAGGGCAGACCTCTACGAAATGGATCGGCTTGAGCCGGGGCACGAAGTGATCGGCCCCGCGATCATCGAACATCCGGCAACGACGCTGGTGGTGCATCCGAACGACCGCGTCTTCATCGATGAATGGACGCTGCTTCATTACAACCACGCCTGA
- a CDS encoding xanthine dehydrogenase family protein molybdopterin-binding subunit, producing MGILQEEITRRSLIGGAGGLVVSFSLGRAFAQEPLPAMPPAPPVSLPGSLDDERLLDSWIRIDPDNSVTVFTGKVELGQGIRTALLQVAAEELEVDPAEIRLITADTGRTPNEGFTAGSQSMQNSGTAIRNAAAQVRALLLAEASRRFGTAATELRAENKAVLAKDGRRATYGELVSGQMLHVEAQPQSALKPPGTFRVMGKTLPRVDIPGKVTGQPAYVHDLRLEGMLHARVVRPPSPAARLAEVDASAAEALPGVVSVVRDGNFLAVVASKEFQAVNAMRVLSAAARWQESETLPDQTDLPAELQRLESEVGTVAEAGMLSSDGKVFEATFSRPYQIHGSIGPSCAVARMKADGSLEVWSHTQGVFPDRAAIAEMLAMPEDRVHVIHMEGSGCYGHNGADDAAADAALIASKLPGKPIRVQWMREQEHSWEPYGPAMLMKVSAALDDQGRIASWAYDLWSNTHSTRPGGAGALLAARHKAEAFQPKPAKLNISPAGNGDRNANPLYVIPNKRVLWHFLAEMPLRVSALRALGAYANVFAIESTIDELALMAEADPVEFRLRHMDDARARAVIELAAERFGWDKAQMPRNRGRGFGFARYKNLAAYLAVAMEVDVEPETGRVHVIRAVSAIDSGEIVNPDGIRNQTEGGILQAISWTLYEAVTFDRTRITSTDWSSYPILRFASVPESVEVHIIERPGEPFLGTGEAAQGPAAAAVANAIKNATGKRLYDLPFTRDRIRSAVGRA from the coding sequence ATGGGCATTCTTCAGGAAGAGATCACCCGCCGCAGCCTCATCGGCGGCGCCGGCGGGCTTGTCGTCAGTTTCTCGCTCGGCCGTGCATTTGCCCAGGAGCCGCTGCCGGCAATGCCGCCGGCTCCGCCCGTGTCGCTGCCGGGCAGCCTTGACGACGAGCGCTTGCTCGATTCGTGGATACGCATCGACCCCGACAATTCCGTGACGGTCTTCACCGGCAAGGTGGAACTCGGCCAGGGCATTCGAACGGCCCTGTTGCAGGTCGCCGCCGAGGAGCTCGAAGTCGATCCCGCGGAAATCCGGCTGATAACGGCCGACACCGGACGAACCCCGAATGAAGGCTTCACGGCCGGCAGCCAATCGATGCAAAACAGCGGTACCGCCATCAGGAACGCTGCGGCGCAGGTGCGGGCCCTGCTTTTGGCCGAAGCCTCCAGGCGCTTCGGCACGGCAGCAACGGAACTCAGGGCGGAAAACAAGGCGGTGCTGGCAAAAGACGGACGGCGGGCGACCTATGGCGAGCTCGTTTCCGGACAGATGCTGCACGTGGAAGCTCAACCGCAATCGGCCTTGAAGCCGCCTGGTACTTTCCGCGTGATGGGCAAAACACTGCCGCGCGTCGACATTCCCGGTAAGGTAACCGGACAGCCGGCCTATGTTCATGATCTTCGCCTGGAAGGTATGCTGCATGCGCGCGTCGTGCGCCCTCCGAGCCCCGCTGCCCGGCTTGCGGAGGTGGATGCGAGCGCCGCCGAAGCGCTGCCGGGAGTCGTCTCGGTCGTGCGCGACGGCAATTTCCTGGCGGTGGTGGCCTCGAAAGAGTTCCAGGCGGTGAACGCCATGCGCGTGCTGTCGGCGGCCGCTCGGTGGCAGGAAAGCGAGACGCTCCCCGACCAGACCGACCTGCCGGCGGAACTGCAGAGGCTCGAGAGCGAGGTGGGAACGGTTGCCGAGGCCGGCATGCTTTCGTCTGATGGCAAGGTCTTCGAGGCGACGTTTAGCCGGCCCTATCAGATCCATGGCTCGATCGGTCCGTCCTGCGCCGTCGCGCGGATGAAGGCGGACGGGTCATTGGAGGTCTGGTCGCACACGCAGGGCGTCTTTCCCGATCGGGCGGCGATCGCCGAGATGCTGGCGATGCCCGAAGACAGGGTCCATGTCATCCATATGGAAGGTTCGGGCTGTTACGGTCACAATGGCGCCGATGACGCAGCGGCCGATGCGGCCCTTATCGCCAGCAAATTGCCGGGCAAGCCGATCCGGGTCCAGTGGATGCGGGAGCAGGAGCACAGCTGGGAACCCTATGGTCCTGCAATGCTCATGAAGGTCAGCGCCGCACTGGACGACCAGGGCAGGATCGCCAGCTGGGCCTATGACCTCTGGAGCAATACCCACTCCACCCGGCCGGGCGGAGCCGGTGCGCTCCTGGCGGCGCGCCACAAGGCCGAAGCCTTCCAGCCGAAGCCTGCCAAGCTCAATATCAGCCCGGCGGGCAACGGCGACCGGAATGCCAATCCGCTCTATGTGATCCCGAACAAGCGCGTGCTCTGGCATTTCCTGGCCGAGATGCCGCTTCGCGTATCGGCGCTTCGCGCGCTCGGGGCCTACGCCAATGTTTTCGCGATCGAAAGCACGATCGACGAACTGGCGTTGATGGCCGAAGCAGACCCGGTCGAATTCCGCCTCCGCCACATGGACGATGCGAGGGCCCGTGCCGTGATCGAGCTGGCCGCGGAGCGGTTCGGCTGGGACAAGGCGCAAATGCCCCGCAACCGCGGACGCGGCTTCGGCTTCGCCCGCTACAAGAACCTTGCCGCCTATCTGGCGGTGGCGATGGAGGTGGATGTCGAGCCCGAGACGGGCCGTGTTCATGTGATCCGCGCCGTTTCCGCCATCGACAGCGGCGAGATCGTCAACCCGGACGGCATCCGCAATCAGACCGAAGGCGGGATTCTGCAGGCGATCAGCTGGACGCTCTATGAGGCTGTGACCTTCGACCGGACCAGGATCACCAGCACCGATTGGTCCAGCTATCCCATCCTGCGTTTCGCCAGTGTGCCGGAGAGCGTGGAGGTCCATATCATCGAGCGTCCGGGGGAACCTTTCCTCGGCACCGGGGAGGCGGCCCAGGGCCCGGCCGCCGCAGCCGTCGCCAATGCGATCAAAAATGCGACCGGCAAGCGCCTTTACGATCTGCCTTTTACGAGGGACCGAATTCGAAGCGCCGTCGGGCGTGCGTGA